In Gallus gallus isolate bGalGal1 chromosome Z, bGalGal1.mat.broiler.GRCg7b, whole genome shotgun sequence, one DNA window encodes the following:
- the LOC121108246 gene encoding proline-rich receptor-like protein kinase PERK10 isoform X1: MSSNSPQASKVLKSSKVSRSSNNPTSSKVLQGHQGLPTTLSPPRSPSPPTTLRPPRSPSPPTTPSPPRALSPPRSPSPPNNPKSSKVLKSSNNPRSSNNPMSSKDPQSSKVTRSSNNPQSSKVLQGPQVLQGPLVLPTTRSPPTTLRPPRSSSPPTTPGPPRSSKDLKSSKVTTSSNNPQSSKVHKSSQQPSVLQGPSTTLSPPRSSEVHKSSNNPQSSSNPQSSNNPQASKVPQQPSVLQGPPRSTSPPTTLSPPATLSPPTTLRPPTTLRPPRSSKVLKSSKVTKSSNNPQASKVLQGHQGLPTTLSPARSPSPPTTHSPPTTPHPPRTLSPPRSPRPPTTLRSPRSSKVLKSSKVHKSSQQPSVLQGPSTTLSPPRSPSPPTTPGPPTTPRPPWSLSPTRSTSPPTTLSPPATLSPPTTLRPPRSSSPPTTPGPPRSSKDRKSSKVTTSSNNPQSSKVHKSSNNPRSSKVLQGP, translated from the exons ATGTCCTCCAACAGCCCTCAGGCCTCCAAGGTCCTTAAGTCCTCCAAGGTCTCCAGGTCCTCCAACAACCCCACGTCCTCCAAGGTCCTCCAAGGTCACCAAGGCCTCCCAACAACCCTCAGTCCTCCAAGGTCCCCCAGTCCTCCAACAACCCTCAGACCTCCAAGGTCCCCCAGTCCTCCAACAACCCCAAGTCCTCCAAGGGCCTTAAGTCCTCCAAGGTCACCAAGTCCTCCCAACAACCCCAAGTCCTCTAAGGTCCTTAAGTCCTCCAACAACCCCAGGTCCTCCAACAACCCCATGTCCTCCAAGGACCCTCAGTCCTCCAAGGTCACCAGGTCCTCCAACAACCCTCAGTCCTCCAAGGTCCTCCAAGGTCCTCAAGTCCTCCAAGGTCCACTAGTCCTCCCAACAACCCGCAGTCCTCCAACAACCCTCAGGCCTCCAAGGTCCTCAAGTCCTCCAACAACCCCAGGTCCTCCAAGGTCCTCCAAGGACCTTAAGTCCTCCAAGGTCACCACGTCCTCCAACAACCCTCAGTCCTCCAAGGTCCACAAGTCCTCCCAACAACCCTCAGTCCTCCAAGGTCCCTCAACAACCCTCAGTCCTCCAAGGTCCTCCGAGGTCCACAAGTCCTCCAACAACCCTCAGTCCTCCAGCAACCCTCAGTCCTCCAACAACCCTCAGGCCTCCAAGGTCCCTCAACAACCCTCAGTCCTCCAAGGTCCTCCGAGGTCCACAAGTCCTCCAACAACCCTCAGTCCTCCAGCAACCCTCAGTCCTCCAACAACCCTCAGGCCTCCAACAACCCTCAGGCCTCCAAGGTCCTCCAAAGTCCTTAAGTCCTCCAAGGTCACCAAGTCCTCCAACAACCCTCAGGCCTCCAAGGTCCTCCAAGGTCACCAAGGCCTCCCAACAACCCTCAGTCCTGCAAGGTCCCCCAGTCCTCCAACAACCCACAGTCCTCCAACAACCCCACATCCTCCAAGGACCTTAAGTCCTCCAAGGTCACCACGTCCTCCAACAACCCTCAGGTCTCCAAGGTCCTCCAAGGTCCTCAAGTCCTCCAAGGTCCACAAGTCCTCCCAACAACCCTCAGTCCTCCAAGGTCCCTCAACAACCCTCAGTCCTCCAAGGTCCCCCAGTCCTCCAACAACCCCAGGTCCTCCAACAACCCCACGTCCTCCATGGTCCTTAAGTCCTACGAGGTCCACAAGTCCTCCAACAACCCTCAGTCCTCCAGCAACCCTCAGTCCTCCAACAACCCTCAGGCCTCCAAGGTCCTCAAGTCCTCCAACAACCCCAGGTCCTCCAAG GTCCTCCAAGGACCGTAAGTCCTCCAAGGTCACCACGTCCTCCAACAACCCTCAGTCCTCCAAGGTCCACAAGTCCTCCAACAACCCCAGGTCCTCCAAGGTCCTCCAAGGACCTTAA
- the LOC121108246 gene encoding proline-rich receptor-like protein kinase PERK9 isoform X2 yields MSSNSPQASKVLKSSKVSRSSNNPTSSKVLQGHQGLPTTLSPPRSPSPPTTLRPPRSPSPPTTPSPPRALSPPRSPSPPNNPKSSKVLKSSNNPRSSNNPMSSKDPQSSKVTRSSNNPQSSKVLQGPQVLQGPLVLPTTRSPPTTLRPPRSTSPPTTPGPPRSSKDLKSSKVTKSSNNPQASKVLQGPQVLQQPQVLQGPPRTLSPPRSPSPPSNPQSSKVPQSSNNPKSSNNPQSSKVLKSSEVQKSSNNPQSSNNPQASKVLKSSNNPQASKVLQGPQVLQGPQVLRQPSVLQGPPVLQQPQVLQGHQVL; encoded by the exons ATGTCCTCCAACAGCCCTCAGGCCTCCAAGGTCCTTAAGTCCTCCAAGGTCTCCAGGTCCTCCAACAACCCCACGTCCTCCAAGGTCCTCCAAGGTCACCAAGGCCTCCCAACAACCCTCAGTCCTCCAAGGTCCCCCAGTCCTCCAACAACCCTCAGACCTCCAAGGTCCCCCAGTCCTCCAACAACCCCAAGTCCTCCAAGGGCCTTAAGTCCTCCAAGGTCACCAAGTCCTCCCAACAACCCCAAGTCCTCTAAGGTCCTTAAGTCCTCCAACAACCCCAGGTCCTCCAACAACCCCATGTCCTCCAAGGACCCTCAGTCCTCCAAGGTCACCAGGTCCTCCAACAACCCTCAGTCCTCCAAGGTCCTCCAAGGTCCTCAAGTCCTCCAAGGTCCACTAGTCCTCCCAACAACCCGCAGTCCTCCAACAACCCTCAGGCCTCCAAG GTCCACAAGTCCTCCAACAACCCCAGGTCCTCCAAGGTCCTCCAAGGACCTTAAGTCCTCCAAGGTCACCAAGTCCTCTAACAACCCTCAGGCCTCCAAGGTCCTCCAAGGTCCACAAGTCCTCCAACAACCCCAAGTCCTCCAAGGTCCTCCAAGGACCTTAAGTCCTCCAAGGTCACCAAGTCCTCCCAGCAACCCTCAGTCCTCCAAGGTCCCCCAGTCCTCCAACAACCCCAAGTCCTCCAACAACCCTCAGTCCTCCAAGGTCCTTAAGTCCTCCGAGGTCCAGAAGTCCTCCAACAACCCTCAGTCCTCCAACAACCCTCAGGCCTCCAAGGTCCTCAAGTCCTCCAACAACCCTCAGGCCTCCAAGGTCCTCCAAGGTCCTCAAGTCCTCCAAGGTCCCCAGGTCCTCCGACAACCCTCAGTTCTCCAAGGTCCCCCAGTCCTCCAACAACCCCAAGTCCTCCAAGGTCACCAAGTCCTCTAG